The following proteins are encoded in a genomic region of Cyclonatronum proteinivorum:
- a CDS encoding ATP-binding protein has product MAGVLITSGCSETGSSQTDIPASNQDSEAKGTDELLETYIRNIVLRKVDENEPVIAEMTALTESAPTPYNELLLDYMRLQSKFLRGEIAAVEREVSALAEAAAVSGNDVLYLATVSLFVNVLSEQGRMGSARDVLEETLTKITPVEFSSADILVRRAKARLYQGESEYLSAIQTIMPIVDYFEGQNEYSILADLYGDLALIFTNIRQLDEALSWHERALRLFYANEDRVGIARTMNNLASFFELTGEFERSADSLQVAIAINREKESWLNLARNYYNAAMAYKDMKDFERAAEHYRLGLEMSERVGSVLGVMFNTYGVGEMILNKSGDIEQARQQFISALEIAEEVEHNGIRTNSLRQLYEIEKSIGNYQAALEYHEQFLEMTILFQERARDTAIQDLMIQHDVEQTRNENLLLSERLVFEETTSRNRLTIIVLLVIGLVTAILFVVYALATKKRLQKAFVDIKNQRAMLQVQNEQLEKIGQERDGFLHIIVHDLKNPLSVIKSSVELIKEDLQDNPLVSLVERSLLRTDLLIKSLLNVFRMDQLDVMNQLERQQSDQVIKRMRNEYTLVAKSKNITLHCRCDSFSFNTHLESFQGIVGNLISNAIKYAPPNTEVWVDMSREEDHFRLSIEDQGPGFSSHDMDKIFKPFAKLSAKSTAGESSTGIGLYSVKTSVSRLKGEIFVEKSRWGGAAFRLKFPFLPLAEPEAEIVD; this is encoded by the coding sequence ATGGCCGGAGTTCTGATCACTTCGGGTTGTAGCGAAACCGGGTCTTCTCAAACCGATATCCCAGCATCAAATCAGGATTCCGAGGCAAAGGGTACCGATGAACTGTTGGAGACCTATATCCGGAATATCGTGCTCAGGAAGGTAGATGAAAATGAGCCCGTTATTGCAGAAATGACCGCCCTGACAGAAAGCGCACCTACGCCCTACAATGAGCTCCTGCTCGATTACATGAGATTGCAGTCCAAATTCCTTAGAGGCGAAATAGCAGCTGTTGAGCGCGAAGTATCAGCTCTGGCAGAAGCAGCGGCCGTCTCTGGCAATGATGTGCTGTATTTAGCTACTGTGTCTTTGTTCGTTAATGTACTGTCAGAACAGGGACGAATGGGATCTGCCAGAGATGTATTGGAGGAAACCCTTACTAAAATTACACCCGTAGAATTCTCGTCAGCAGATATCCTGGTACGAAGAGCCAAAGCGCGCCTGTATCAGGGGGAAAGTGAGTATCTGAGTGCTATACAAACCATCATGCCGATTGTAGATTATTTCGAAGGTCAGAATGAATACAGTATCCTGGCTGATCTGTATGGCGATCTTGCGCTGATATTTACCAATATCAGGCAGCTTGATGAGGCGCTGAGCTGGCATGAGCGTGCTTTGAGGTTATTTTATGCGAATGAAGACCGTGTTGGTATTGCACGCACGATGAATAACCTTGCCAGCTTTTTTGAACTTACCGGTGAGTTTGAGCGCAGCGCTGACTCCCTGCAGGTTGCCATTGCCATAAACAGAGAAAAAGAAAGCTGGCTCAATCTCGCGCGCAATTATTATAATGCAGCGATGGCATACAAAGATATGAAAGATTTTGAACGGGCTGCCGAACACTACCGGCTCGGGCTCGAGATGAGTGAACGCGTAGGTTCCGTGCTGGGAGTAATGTTTAATACCTATGGCGTTGGTGAAATGATTTTAAATAAAAGCGGAGATATTGAACAAGCCCGGCAGCAGTTTATAAGCGCCCTTGAAATCGCAGAAGAAGTTGAACACAACGGTATCCGAACTAACAGTCTTCGTCAGCTGTATGAAATTGAAAAGAGCATAGGAAACTATCAGGCTGCACTTGAATACCATGAGCAGTTTCTGGAAATGACCATACTTTTTCAGGAACGGGCAAGGGATACCGCAATTCAGGATTTGATGATTCAGCATGATGTAGAACAAACCCGCAATGAAAACCTGTTGCTTAGCGAGCGACTGGTTTTTGAGGAAACAACAAGCAGAAACAGGCTTACGATTATTGTGTTGCTTGTGATAGGGCTTGTAACCGCAATCCTGTTTGTGGTTTATGCACTTGCTACCAAAAAGCGGCTTCAGAAAGCTTTTGTCGATATTAAAAATCAGCGTGCAATGCTTCAGGTGCAAAATGAGCAGCTCGAAAAAATAGGGCAGGAGCGGGACGGCTTTTTGCATATCATTGTACATGATTTGAAAAATCCGCTGTCGGTCATTAAAAGCTCTGTGGAATTAATTAAAGAAGATCTGCAGGATAACCCTCTGGTATCATTGGTTGAACGCTCACTTTTACGTACGGATCTGCTGATTAAGAGTCTCTTAAATGTGTTTAGGATGGATCAGCTCGATGTTATGAATCAGCTGGAGCGTCAGCAAAGTGATCAGGTTATCAAAAGAATGCGAAATGAATATACCCTGGTAGCAAAATCCAAAAACATAACCCTGCATTGTCGCTGCGATTCTTTTTCATTTAACACGCACCTGGAATCATTCCAGGGTATTGTAGGAAATCTCATTTCAAATGCGATAAAATACGCTCCGCCAAATACGGAGGTTTGGGTAGATATGAGCAGGGAGGAAGATCATTTCAGGCTGAGCATAGAAGATCAGGGACCGGGCTTTAGCAGCCATGATATGGACAAGATTTTTAAACCGTTTGCCAAACTTTCAGCCAAGTCAACGGCAGGGGAAAGCAGTACTGGTATTGGTTTGTATTCCGTTAAAACATCTGTCAGCCGCCTAAAGGGCGAAATTTTCGTTGAGAAGTCACGGTGGGGTGGGGCCGCATTCAGGTTGAAGTTCCCTTTCCTGCCCTTGGCAGAACCCGAGGCAGAAATAGTTGACTGA
- a CDS encoding YggS family pyridoxal phosphate-dependent enzyme — MAYEYIDRNLQSLKTRIEAACAACGRNPEDVRLIAVSKTNPVEAVRAMRALKQLDFGENKVQELVPKMEALEADKDIVWHMIGTLQSNKIKYIADRVDWIHSVPKLKALKEINKRAGQAGRIINVLIQVNISDENQKSGCEPDDLPALLEVADSMANLKVRGLMGMASFTDDEAIVRPQFRLLRVLLVQEQKKGYQNHVLTELSMGMTNDLEIAVQEGATMLRIGTALFGARDYD, encoded by the coding sequence ATGGCATACGAATATATTGACCGGAACCTCCAATCGCTGAAAACGCGCATCGAAGCTGCCTGTGCTGCATGCGGTCGTAATCCTGAGGATGTGAGGTTAATTGCGGTAAGCAAAACCAACCCCGTTGAAGCGGTTCGTGCCATGCGTGCGCTCAAACAGCTTGATTTTGGAGAGAATAAGGTTCAGGAACTTGTGCCCAAAATGGAAGCGCTTGAAGCAGACAAAGATATTGTATGGCACATGATCGGCACGCTTCAGTCAAATAAAATCAAATATATAGCCGATCGCGTGGACTGGATTCACTCTGTGCCCAAGCTGAAAGCGCTTAAAGAAATAAACAAGCGTGCCGGTCAGGCAGGGCGCATCATCAATGTGCTGATTCAGGTGAACATCAGCGATGAAAACCAGAAATCGGGCTGTGAGCCTGATGATTTGCCTGCACTGCTTGAGGTGGCTGACAGCATGGCCAATCTCAAAGTGCGCGGTTTAATGGGGATGGCGTCATTCACAGACGATGAGGCAATTGTGAGGCCGCAGTTTCGCTTGTTACGGGTATTGCTCGTGCAGGAGCAAAAAAAGGGGTATCAAAACCATGTGTTAACAGAGCTTTCTATGGGGATGACAAACGACCTCGAAATTGCCGTACAGGAAGGTGCAACCATGCTCCGTATCGGTACTGCACTCTTTGGTGCACGGGATTATGATTAA